The DNA sequence CGCTGTCTTGAGGATCTCATTGGCCCTGCGTAACTCGGCGACCTCCTTGCGCAACGCCACCACCTCGGCCGACTGATCGCCTCCGTCGTCACTGACCGTCGAGCGGCTACCGAAGTGGCGGTCCTCGACCCAGTTACGCAACGTCGCCTGATTGATCCCCAGCAGCTCTCCGACATGGCGGCGAGCCGCCAACTTCGAATCATCACTATGGGCCAAACGGTCGTGATACATCCGTACCGCCCGCTCACGGGTCTCTGGATCGAACTTCCTCGGCGCAGCCACAACCACATCCTCCTGGTGCGATCACGATCTCCACCAGACCCAGGACGGTTCAACCACCCGATGGGGGCATGTGGGCGCGCCGCCCCGAACCGGATCATCGGTGCCATGCCCCCTTGGCGCTTGCGCGACTTCCACGACGACGACCTCGATCAGGCCATCTCGGTCTGGGATCAGAGCCGGGAGCCGGCCGAGGCTTCCCCCGCCTTCCCGGTCTCGGAGGTAGTCTCCGCCGCGCGCGGCGGTCAGCCCGCCGTGGTGGCGGTCGTCGACGATCAACTCGTCGGCATGGCGGTCGCCCAGATCAGCGGCGAACGTGCCTGGATCACGATGATCGCGTTGAGCAGTCGGTGGCGTCACCGCGGCATCGGCAGTGCACTGCTCACCGAGTTGGAGCAGCGGGTGCGCGCCTTGGGGGCGCGGCGCGTCAGCGCCTTGCTGCCCGAGGACGCCACCGGGACCGCCGCACTTCTCAACTGCGGGTACACCGAACGGACGGATCTGCGCTACTTCGACCGGATCGACCACGTCGGACCCGCCGACACCGGATTGCTCACCGCACTCGGCGGCCGGATCATGGGCCAGCGCCTCTGGGACGAGATGGCCGGCATGGAGGCCGAGAAGCGTATGATCGAGCGCCGCATCGTGCTGCCGCTGGCCCAACCGGATCTCGCCGCCCGATACGGAGTCTCGCCACCGAAGGCGGCCATCCTGTTCGGGCCGCCCGGGACCGGGAAGACCAGCTTCGCCAAAGCCGTTGCCGGACGGCTCGGTTGGCCGTTCATCGAGATCTTCCCGTCCCGGTTGACCGCGCCCGATGTCACGATGCCCAACGCGTTGCGCGACATGTTCGCCGACCTCAACGAACTCGACGCCGCGGTGGTGTTCATCGACGAGGTCGAGGAGATCGCGGGCTCGCGCTCGGGGATCCCGTCGGACCCGGCCCACGGCGTCACCAACGAACTGCTCAAACTCATCCCGACGTTCCGC is a window from the Mycolicibacterium poriferae genome containing:
- a CDS encoding ATP-binding protein, whose translation is MPPWRLRDFHDDDLDQAISVWDQSREPAEASPAFPVSEVVSAARGGQPAVVAVVDDQLVGMAVAQISGERAWITMIALSSRWRHRGIGSALLTELEQRVRALGARRVSALLPEDATGTAALLNCGYTERTDLRYFDRIDHVGPADTGLLTALGGRIMGQRLWDEMAGMEAEKRMIERRIVLPLAQPDLAARYGVSPPKAAILFGPPGTGKTSFAKAVAGRLGWPFIEIFPSRLTAPDVTMPNALRDMFADLNELDAAVVFIDEVEEIAGSRSGIPSDPAHGVTNELLKLIPTFRQHDERLLICATNSVRSLDSAFLRPGRFDYVIPVGPPDDAARKAIWNRYLGALADGVEVDKLVEATAMFTPADIEFAARKGAQCAFEREIEFRRGEPPRTDDFLAAVADTRPTLTDAMLDEFNEDIAMRTRL